The following are from one region of the Ignavibacteriota bacterium genome:
- a CDS encoding alpha/beta hydrolase, with amino-acid sequence MAIFRRKRKFNKKKNKGRISVIGNVEYHREMYSRILNCKRDFFVWLPAKYEEDASKRYPVLYMHDGQNLIDPKTSFAGKDWQVDETVTKLTNAFKMKEIIVVGIYNNNDRLEEYSDSEKGERYRKFLIEELKAFVDSRYRTLADNKNTAIMGSSMGGLASFLIAWNHPEVFSMAGCMSSSFYYNDDKVFKMLEEYSEPKKQIKFYIDHGEDGLLRGQKMFCKLTQMGYVIGTDLDYFYARGAEHNESEWAKRLDRPLLFFFGK; translated from the coding sequence ATGGCAATCTTCAGACGAAAAAGAAAATTCAATAAGAAAAAAAACAAGGGGAGAATATCCGTTATTGGTAACGTTGAATACCATCGGGAAATGTATTCACGGATTCTTAATTGCAAACGGGATTTTTTTGTATGGCTGCCGGCAAAGTATGAAGAAGATGCTTCAAAAAGATATCCTGTGCTCTATATGCACGATGGACAAAATTTGATTGACCCTAAAACTTCTTTTGCAGGAAAAGACTGGCAGGTTGATGAAACTGTTACAAAATTGACAAATGCGTTTAAGATGAAAGAGATTATTGTTGTAGGAATCTATAACAATAACGATCGTCTTGAAGAATATAGTGATAGTGAAAAAGGTGAGAGATACAGAAAATTTTTAATTGAAGAACTGAAAGCCTTTGTGGATTCAAGATATAGAACGCTTGCAGATAATAAGAATACTGCAATTATGGGTTCATCGATGGGTGGACTTGCTTCCTTCCTGATTGCGTGGAATCATCCCGAAGTTTTCTCGATGGCTGGGTGTATGTCAAGTTCATTTTATTATAACGATGACAAAGTTTTTAAAATGCTGGAGGAATATTCGGAACCGAAAAAACAAATTAAATTTTATATTGATCATGGTGAAGATGGATTACTTCGTGGACAGAAAATGTTTTGTAAATTAACACAAATGGGTTATGTAATCGGAACTGATCTTGATTATTTTTACGCCCGTGGTGCTGAACACAACGAATCTGAATGGGCAAAACGGCTGGATCGTCCATTGTTATTTTTCTTTGGAAAATAA
- a CDS encoding type II toxin-antitoxin system HicB family antitoxin — MNIKRNFTAIIEKEDNMYVSLCPELDIASQGNSVEEASSNLKEAIELFLESASPSEIKERLHSEFFVTQLEVNVG, encoded by the coding sequence ATGAATATTAAGAGAAACTTTACAGCAATTATTGAAAAAGAAGACAACATGTATGTTTCGTTGTGTCCTGAACTCGATATAGCCAGTCAGGGAAATTCTGTTGAAGAAGCCAGCTCTAATCTTAAAGAAGCTATAGAATTATTTTTAGAGTCAGCTTCTCCTTCTGAAATTAAGGAAAGACTTCACTCTGAGTTTTTTGTAACTCAGCTTGAGGTTAATGTTGGGTAA
- a CDS encoding helix-turn-helix transcriptional regulator, which yields MTKILNPIASFVKEKRKKLNLTQIDLAEKAGVGIRFVRELEQGKETLQLNKVNQVLQLFGHEAEPVKKSFKD from the coding sequence ATGACAAAGATATTAAACCCAATCGCATCGTTTGTAAAAGAGAAACGGAAAAAACTAAACCTCACTCAGATTGATCTCGCGGAAAAAGCTGGTGTTGGAATCCGTTTTGTCAGAGAGCTTGAGCAGGGAAAAGAAACCCTTCAGCTTAATAAAGTAAACCAGGTGCTGCAGCTTTTCGGACATGAAGCCGAACCAGTAAAAAAATCTTTTAAGGATTAA
- a CDS encoding DUF1015 domain-containing protein, translating to MAIIRPFKALRPTKEKAQLVASVPYDVVNREEAAKYAEGNPLSYLHITRSEIDLPEIKDVYSKEIYQRAKENLNRIIKEVPLKLDDKPGFYLYRLIMDGRAQTGICATFSVDDYDNDVILKHEKTRKVKEDDRTNHIVTTEAQTGIVFLTYRGVKTVNEIVDKTMKDSKPEYDFTAPDGIQHTVWIVPENYNQIIVDEFKKISKLYIADGHHRAKSASRAREEKKNGNPKHTGNEEYNYFVAVLFPAEQLKILPYNRVVFDLNKLSKENFLNTISEKFEVKTTTNKQPQTKNNFCMYLDKQWYHLKARDSVLASLSLEKSVGEKLDVSILQNFLLNPVLGIDDPRTNNRIDFIGGIRGTTELEKLVDSGKAVVAFSLYPVGLDDLMNISDAGEVMPPKSTWFEPKLRDGLLTHLI from the coding sequence ATGGCAATCATCAGACCATTCAAAGCACTCAGACCCACAAAAGAAAAAGCCCAACTAGTTGCAAGCGTTCCTTATGATGTTGTCAACCGAGAAGAAGCTGCGAAGTATGCAGAAGGAAATCCGTTAAGCTATCTACACATCACGAGATCGGAAATAGATCTGCCTGAAATAAAAGATGTTTATTCAAAAGAAATTTACCAAAGAGCAAAAGAAAATCTGAATAGAATTATAAAAGAAGTTCCGCTTAAGTTAGATGATAAGCCAGGCTTTTATCTTTACAGATTAATAATGGATGGAAGGGCACAAACCGGAATCTGCGCTACTTTTTCTGTTGATGATTATGATAACGACGTAATATTAAAACATGAGAAAACCCGTAAAGTAAAAGAAGACGATAGAACAAATCACATCGTTACTACGGAAGCTCAGACTGGAATTGTATTCTTAACTTATCGTGGAGTGAAAACGGTTAACGAAATAGTTGACAAAACAATGAAGGATTCAAAACCGGAATATGATTTCACAGCACCGGACGGAATTCAGCATACTGTTTGGATTGTTCCTGAAAATTACAATCAAATTATTGTTGATGAATTCAAGAAGATCAGCAAACTATACATTGCTGATGGACACCACAGAGCAAAAAGTGCAAGCCGCGCAAGAGAAGAAAAGAAGAATGGGAATCCGAAACACACAGGCAATGAAGAATACAATTATTTTGTTGCTGTCCTCTTTCCGGCTGAACAATTAAAGATACTTCCATATAATCGTGTTGTATTTGATTTGAATAAATTGAGTAAAGAAAATTTTCTCAATACAATTAGTGAAAAGTTTGAAGTGAAAACCACAACCAACAAACAACCGCAAACCAAAAACAATTTTTGTATGTATTTGGATAAACAATGGTATCATTTGAAGGCAAGAGATTCTGTGCTTGCAAGTTTATCTCTTGAAAAATCTGTTGGGGAAAAACTTGATGTGAGTATTCTTCAAAACTTTTTGCTTAATCCAGTACTTGGAATTGATGATCCGAGAACAAACAATCGTATTGATTTTATCGGCGGAATCAGAGGAACGACAGAGCTTGAAAAATTAGTTGATTCGGGAAAAGCTGTGGTTGCTTTTTCACTTTATCCAGTCGGGCTTGATGATTTAATGAATATCTCGGATGCAGGAGAAGTTATGCCGCCAAAATCAACCTGGTTTGAACCAAAACTAAGAGATGGACTATTAACGCACTTGATTTAA
- a CDS encoding valine--tRNA ligase, protein MTETNSPRRTEIPKAYDPSSTEDKWYKYWLDNGLFDSEPNDRSPFTIAIPPPNITGMLTMGHILNNTIQDVYIRLKRMQGFNSCWVPGTDHASIATETKVTKFLEEKGIDKYKIGREEFLKHCQEWRKEYGGIIIQQLKKLGVSCDWRRERFTMDDDYYREVIKAFVDLYKEGKIYRGYRMVNWDPANKSAISDEEVLYRTVNGKLWYFRYPVIGSDKYIVVATTRPETVLGDTGVAVNPNDERYKGFIGKKVKLPTLPAGRQVVGREIPIFADEYVDMEFGTGAVKVTPAHDVNDYEMGQRHKLEIVNIFNPDATTNKNVPDWLQGLDRFEARKKVVEWFEQNGLIEKIEDYQNKVGYSERGGVPIEPYLSEQWFMKMKELAEPAIEVVRKGKVKFYPAHWEKTYFHWMENISDWCISRQLWWGHRIPVWYCIGDDHCKIECKEPIVSVDPPEKCPHCGSKNLRQDEDVLDTWASSWIWAHAIFRTEEERKYYYPTSLLVTGPDIIFFWVARMIMAGMHFMKDIPFKDVYFTSIIRDLQGRKMSKSLGNSPDPLDVIKEYGADALRFSVLYLAPLGQDVLFSTEKCELGRNFANKIWNAGRFLLMNLPVGKVGAENFKVDEKLITTHIDFADEWIISRFNETLDEFNKAMDSFEINNATKIIYSFVWNDFCDWYIEMIKNRLYGDNEEIKSAVLSRALSIFENMLKMVHPFMPFLTEEIYQLMKEREEGESISTSEFPKVKNDLINLQADREMKVVVDIVTAIRNIRGEMNIPPSKKINVLLKTNEVKERQIDYIKKLAKVEDLKSGGNITKPKASASAIVKSSEIYVPLEGLIDLSVERQRLQKEITRLEGSLAGIEKKLSNEKFVGGAPAEVVEKERAKQRDWQENLRKLKEILDSLS, encoded by the coding sequence ATGACAGAAACCAATTCGCCGCGGCGAACAGAAATACCCAAAGCATACGACCCTTCAAGCACAGAGGATAAGTGGTACAAATACTGGCTCGATAACGGACTCTTTGACTCAGAGCCTAACGACAGATCACCGTTCACGATTGCAATTCCTCCACCGAATATTACCGGAATGCTTACGATGGGACACATTCTCAACAACACAATCCAGGATGTTTACATCCGTCTGAAAAGAATGCAGGGCTTCAACTCCTGCTGGGTTCCGGGAACAGACCACGCATCAATCGCAACCGAAACAAAGGTAACAAAATTCCTTGAAGAGAAGGGAATTGATAAATACAAAATTGGTCGCGAAGAATTTCTTAAACACTGCCAGGAGTGGAGAAAAGAATACGGCGGAATAATCATTCAGCAATTGAAGAAGCTTGGCGTAAGCTGCGACTGGCGACGTGAACGTTTTACAATGGATGATGATTACTACCGCGAAGTAATAAAAGCTTTCGTTGATCTTTACAAAGAAGGAAAAATTTATCGCGGTTACAGAATGGTAAATTGGGATCCTGCAAACAAGTCAGCAATTTCTGATGAAGAAGTTCTTTACAGAACAGTAAACGGGAAGTTGTGGTATTTTCGTTATCCGGTTATTGGTTCTGACAAATATATTGTTGTTGCTACGACACGACCGGAAACAGTACTCGGCGATACGGGTGTCGCAGTAAATCCTAATGATGAACGATACAAAGGTTTCATCGGCAAAAAAGTTAAGCTGCCGACCTTGCCTGCCGGCAGGCAGGTTGTAGGAAGAGAGATTCCAATTTTTGCAGATGAATATGTTGATATGGAATTTGGAACAGGTGCAGTTAAAGTTACTCCCGCACACGATGTAAATGATTATGAAATGGGACAAAGACACAAGCTGGAAATTGTAAACATCTTCAATCCTGATGCAACAACAAATAAAAATGTTCCTGATTGGCTGCAAGGTTTGGATCGCTTCGAAGCAAGAAAAAAAGTTGTTGAATGGTTTGAGCAAAACGGATTGATAGAAAAGATTGAAGATTATCAGAATAAAGTCGGTTACTCAGAAAGAGGCGGAGTTCCGATTGAACCGTATTTATCTGAGCAATGGTTTATGAAAATGAAGGAACTTGCCGAACCTGCTATTGAAGTTGTAAGAAAAGGAAAAGTAAAATTCTATCCAGCTCACTGGGAGAAAACTTATTTTCACTGGATGGAAAACATAAGTGACTGGTGTATCTCCCGTCAGCTTTGGTGGGGACACAGAATTCCCGTTTGGTATTGCATCGGTGATGATCATTGTAAAATTGAATGTAAAGAACCAATTGTTTCCGTAGATCCGCCGGAGAAATGTCCGCATTGCGGTTCAAAAAATTTAAGGCAGGATGAAGATGTTCTTGATACCTGGGCATCAAGCTGGATTTGGGCTCACGCAATTTTCAGAACAGAAGAAGAAAGAAAATATTATTATCCAACCAGCTTACTTGTAACCGGTCCGGACATTATATTTTTCTGGGTTGCAAGAATGATAATGGCTGGGATGCACTTTATGAAAGATATTCCTTTCAAAGATGTTTACTTCACCAGCATCATCCGCGATTTGCAGGGAAGAAAGATGAGCAAGTCACTTGGCAACTCGCCTGATCCTCTTGATGTAATTAAAGAATATGGAGCCGATGCATTACGATTTTCTGTGCTTTATCTTGCACCACTCGGTCAGGATGTTCTCTTCTCTACTGAGAAATGTGAGCTTGGAAGAAACTTTGCCAACAAAATCTGGAATGCAGGAAGATTTCTTTTGATGAACCTGCCTGTCGGCAAGGTAGGCGCTGAGAATTTTAAAGTTGATGAAAAACTAATTACAACGCATATTGATTTTGCGGACGAATGGATAATTTCACGCTTCAACGAAACACTCGATGAATTCAACAAAGCAATGGACAGCTTTGAAATAAATAATGCTACGAAAATAATTTATTCTTTTGTGTGGAATGACTTCTGCGATTGGTACATTGAAATGATAAAGAACAGACTTTATGGTGATAATGAGGAAATTAAATCTGCTGTGCTTTCGAGAGCGTTATCAATCTTTGAAAATATGCTGAAGATGGTTCATCCGTTTATGCCGTTCCTTACTGAAGAAATTTATCAATTGATGAAGGAGAGAGAAGAAGGAGAAAGTATTTCTACTTCTGAATTTCCAAAAGTGAAAAATGATTTGATAAATCTGCAGGCAGATAGAGAAATGAAAGTAGTTGTGGATATCGTTACTGCAATTAGAAATATTCGTGGCGAGATGAACATTCCTCCATCCAAAAAAATAAATGTTCTTCTGAAAACAAATGAAGTAAAAGAACGACAAATTGATTACATAAAAAAGCTTGCGAAAGTTGAAGATCTGAAATCGGGTGGAAATATTACTAAACCAAAAGCAAGTGCTTCCGCAATAGTGAAATCATCCGAGATTTATGTTCCGCTTGAAGGACTGATTGATCTTAGTGTTGAGAGACAAAGACTTCAAAAAGAAATTACACGTCTTGAAGGTTCTCTTGCAGGAATTGAAAAGAAATTATCGAATGAAAAGTTTGTCGGTGGTGCTCCTGCAGAAGTTGTTGAAAAGGAAAGAGCAAAACAGAGAGACTGGCAGGAAAATCTGAGAAAACTGAAAGAGATACTAGATAGTTTATCCTGA
- a CDS encoding type II toxin-antitoxin system HicA family toxin produces MGKLKILSGKDVCKLLESNGFQKVRQKGSHIIMQKKIGDSTITVPIPNHSQIKIGTLQSIIRQTKLNREIFEV; encoded by the coding sequence TTGGGTAAGCTGAAGATTCTTTCTGGAAAAGATGTATGTAAACTTCTGGAATCGAATGGTTTTCAGAAAGTTAGACAAAAAGGCAGTCATATTATTATGCAGAAGAAAATAGGGGATTCCACCATCACAGTTCCCATTCCTAATCACTCACAGATAAAAATAGGTACTCTCCAATCAATTATTCGCCAGACTAAATTAAACAGAGAGATATTTGAAGTTTAA
- a CDS encoding type II toxin-antitoxin system HicB family antitoxin, producing the protein MKKEFNVIIEKDEGGYYVATVPALKGCHTQAKSLDELMERTKEAIELCLEEVKNYLS; encoded by the coding sequence ATGAAAAAAGAATTTAATGTGATAATTGAAAAAGATGAGGGGGGATATTATGTTGCTACAGTACCTGCGTTAAAGGGCTGCCATACTCAGGCAAAATCTCTTGATGAGTTGATGGAAAGAACAAAAGAAGCAATTGAGCTGTGTTTGGAAGAGGTTAAAAATTATTTGAGTTAA
- a CDS encoding HipA domain-containing protein — translation MSKCLYCYNKLEGGEKDFHPVCSKKFFGSQIPPLVDLDMKKIKELAVEALGKSISVPGVQPKLSLDFKGKGGKENRLTIVGLWGRFILKPPFNEYPEMPELEDVTMHLSELLNINTAEHSLIKLKSGELAYISKRFDRTKNGKLHVEDMAQLTGTLTENKYRSSMEKVGNVILKYSSYPGIDAIRLFELTLFSFITGNSDMHLKNFSLIRNEDNEIMLSPAYDLLSTKLLIPKDKEDLALPLNGKKNNFKKKDFDLFASQLGINETALKKIYLRFGDLFQEMKTLINKSFLSKEMKEKYFALLDDRRKALWN, via the coding sequence ATGAGTAAATGTCTCTATTGCTACAACAAATTAGAAGGTGGTGAAAAAGATTTCCATCCGGTTTGCAGTAAAAAGTTTTTCGGCTCGCAAATCCCGCCTTTAGTTGACCTCGATATGAAGAAAATCAAAGAACTTGCTGTTGAAGCACTCGGAAAAAGTATTTCAGTTCCGGGTGTTCAGCCAAAATTATCTTTGGACTTCAAAGGAAAAGGAGGAAAAGAAAACCGCCTGACAATTGTTGGTTTGTGGGGAAGATTTATTTTAAAACCTCCTTTTAACGAGTATCCTGAAATGCCTGAGCTTGAAGATGTGACAATGCATTTATCTGAACTGCTGAATATAAATACTGCGGAACACAGTCTGATTAAATTAAAATCAGGCGAGCTTGCTTATATTAGCAAACGATTTGACAGAACAAAGAATGGAAAACTTCACGTAGAAGATATGGCTCAACTAACCGGAACATTGACAGAGAACAAATACAGAAGTTCGATGGAAAAAGTTGGTAATGTAATTTTGAAATATTCAAGCTATCCCGGTATCGATGCAATCAGATTGTTTGAACTAACTTTGTTTTCATTTATTACTGGAAATTCAGATATGCACCTGAAGAACTTTTCTTTAATCAGAAATGAAGATAATGAGATAATGTTATCACCGGCTTATGATCTTCTATCAACAAAACTTCTGATTCCGAAGGACAAAGAAGACCTGGCATTACCTTTAAATGGCAAAAAAAATAATTTCAAGAAAAAAGATTTTGATCTTTTTGCTTCGCAGTTAGGAATTAACGAAACAGCGTTGAAGAAAATTTATCTGAGGTTCGGCGACTTATTCCAGGAAATGAAAACACTCATCAACAAAAGTTTCTTGTCAAAAGAAATGAAAGAAAAATATTTTGCTTTGCTTGATGACAGAAGGAAAGCACTTTGGAATTAA
- a CDS encoding phosphatidylinositol kinase: protein MRRGKVFYKDEFAGIVIEDDNGVSFTYDKDYLKRENAKPVSLTMPLRDEPYTDKVMLPFFDNLIPEGWLLEIAEQNWKINPRDRMGLLLAFCKDTIGAVSVIREESNE from the coding sequence ATGAGACGAGGAAAAGTATTTTACAAAGATGAGTTTGCAGGAATAGTAATTGAAGATGACAATGGTGTTTCATTCACTTACGATAAAGACTACCTGAAAAGAGAAAATGCAAAACCCGTAAGCTTGACAATGCCATTGAGAGATGAACCGTACACAGATAAAGTCATGCTTCCTTTTTTTGATAATTTAATTCCGGAAGGATGGCTGCTTGAAATTGCAGAGCAAAACTGGAAAATAAATCCGCGTGATAGGATGGGTTTATTACTTGCTTTCTGTAAAGACACGATAGGAGCAGTAAGTGTAATAAGGGAAGAATCAAATGAGTAA
- a CDS encoding CfrBI family restriction endonuclease produces MTLTDQVIKNVIRKLINGKDYRIEIVTLINAEFLQYAIDFFKRIVDGKLKNENITVDWYKKEFLNPTLSSSEIAINSGLNKKTITNMYNTARREIVIEASNEHYDTLYNAIKELTETEHELDLTLTIKFRGVSVDLNVSESLIVINTLAVKRAELRGGLWSTAGKRAEKYLMTTLCKIFDVPAKHYDQSRVPESMREVDFYLINDSKFYRCEVKLMGKGNPESADAIFARESSIFVADKLSDLNKQQATKLNCEWIELRSPEGYRRFSQILQKLGISHTPFNDDIDKKLDIIFKEMFR; encoded by the coding sequence ATGACACTTACTGACCAAGTAATCAAAAATGTAATTCGTAAGCTCATTAATGGAAAAGATTATCGCATCGAAATAGTAACTTTAATAAATGCCGAATTTCTTCAATACGCAATTGACTTCTTTAAAAGAATTGTTGATGGAAAACTAAAAAATGAAAATATAACTGTTGACTGGTATAAGAAAGAGTTCTTAAACCCAACCCTTTCTTCGAGTGAAATAGCAATTAATTCTGGATTGAATAAGAAGACGATTACTAATATGTATAACACAGCAAGAAGAGAAATTGTCATTGAGGCTTCCAATGAACATTATGATACTCTTTACAACGCTATAAAAGAATTAACAGAAACTGAACACGAATTAGATTTAACTCTTACGATTAAATTTAGAGGTGTAAGTGTTGATTTAAATGTAAGTGAAAGTCTAATAGTTATTAACACGCTTGCTGTAAAAAGAGCGGAACTTCGTGGTGGACTTTGGAGCACTGCCGGTAAACGTGCAGAAAAATATTTAATGACAACTCTTTGTAAAATTTTTGATGTTCCCGCTAAACACTACGACCAATCTCGTGTCCCCGAATCAATGAGAGAAGTTGACTTCTATTTAATCAATGATAGTAAATTCTATCGTTGCGAAGTTAAGCTTATGGGAAAAGGAAATCCTGAAAGTGCAGATGCTATTTTTGCAAGAGAGAGTAGCATATTTGTTGCTGATAAACTTTCTGATTTAAATAAACAGCAAGCAACAAAACTAAATTGCGAATGGATTGAATTAAGAAGCCCTGAAGGATATAGGAGATTCTCTCAAATATTACAAAAACTTGGAATATCGCATACTCCTTTCAATGATGATATTGATAAAAAGTTAGATATTATTTTTAAAGAGATGTTTAGGTAA
- a CDS encoding restriction endonuclease subunit M, producing the protein MISKEYIRELKDKGNGAILHFVNDTKENNKILFFLENLGYLPEDFDGSWLINFLQNRSNQIRFWAVKNIGKLSDETYLSALCEVAKKDSDTTVRREAVSSLGRMRNPKSKKYLFELLKDEDPKVVCQAIRGLLVFREDKDIQDTLKPLIDHQNEMVKSVIYKEFFSEGKSKNEQPHPESYDYLKNVIVNGDVREILENVPDESVHLTFTSPPYYNARDYSIYPSYKNYLLFLDEVFKEVHRITKEGRFFILNTSPIIIPRVSRAHSSKRYPIPFDIHPHLIEMGWEFIDDIIWLKPEASVKNRNAGFLQHRKPLGYKPNATTEYLMVYRKKTEKLLDWNIRQYDWTTVMDSKVEDGYETTNIWKIDPTFDKIHSAVFPVELCKRVIKYYSFKGDLVFDPFAGSGTVGKTAKSLHRYFFLTEKDAKYFNYMKQKAHNESLFKEKETSFLTLEQFIQSKTT; encoded by the coding sequence ATGATTTCAAAAGAATACATACGAGAATTAAAAGATAAAGGAAATGGTGCTATTCTACATTTTGTGAATGATACAAAAGAGAATAATAAAATTTTATTTTTTCTTGAAAATCTTGGCTATTTACCGGAAGATTTTGATGGAAGTTGGCTCATAAATTTTTTGCAAAACAGAAGTAACCAAATAAGATTTTGGGCAGTAAAGAATATCGGTAAACTTAGTGATGAAACTTATTTATCAGCACTATGTGAAGTTGCAAAAAAAGATTCTGACACAACGGTAAGACGTGAAGCCGTATCTTCTTTAGGCAGAATGCGAAATCCAAAATCAAAAAAATATTTGTTTGAATTGCTAAAAGACGAAGACCCAAAAGTGGTTTGTCAAGCAATTAGAGGTCTTTTAGTTTTTCGTGAGGATAAAGACATTCAAGATACCTTAAAGCCATTAATTGACCATCAAAATGAAATGGTTAAAAGTGTTATCTACAAAGAATTTTTCTCAGAAGGGAAATCAAAAAATGAACAACCACACCCCGAATCTTATGATTATTTAAAAAACGTAATTGTTAATGGAGATGTTAGAGAAATTCTAGAAAATGTTCCTGATGAAAGTGTTCATTTAACTTTTACTTCACCACCTTACTATAATGCTCGTGATTATTCTATTTATCCAAGTTACAAAAATTATTTACTTTTTTTAGATGAAGTCTTCAAAGAAGTTCATAGAATAACTAAAGAAGGACGTTTCTTTATACTAAACACTTCCCCAATAATAATTCCTCGCGTAAGCCGAGCACACTCAAGTAAAAGATATCCGATTCCTTTTGACATTCATCCACACCTCATTGAAATGGGATGGGAATTTATAGATGATATAATTTGGCTAAAGCCCGAAGCAAGTGTAAAAAACAGAAATGCCGGATTTTTACAACATCGTAAACCACTCGGTTACAAGCCAAATGCAACAACAGAGTATTTAATGGTGTATCGAAAGAAAACTGAAAAACTATTGGATTGGAATATCCGACAATATGATTGGACAACTGTAATGGATAGTAAAGTTGAAGATGGATACGAAACAACTAATATTTGGAAAATAGATCCGACTTTCGACAAGATACATTCAGCAGTTTTCCCGGTTGAATTATGTAAAAGAGTGATTAAATATTATTCCTTTAAGGGTGATTTAGTTTTCGACCCATTTGCAGGAAGTGGAACTGTTGGAAAAACAGCAAAAAGTTTACATCGGTATTTCTTCTTAACGGAAAAGGATGCGAAATACTTTAATTATATGAAGCAAAAAGCCCACAACGAAAGTCTATTCAAAGAAAAAGAAACAAGTTTCCTTACCCTTGAACAATTTATTCAATCAAAAACTACATGA